One Ahaetulla prasina isolate Xishuangbanna chromosome 1, ASM2864084v1, whole genome shotgun sequence DNA window includes the following coding sequences:
- the LOC131190905 gene encoding acetyl-CoA acetyltransferase, cytosolic-like produces the protein MDRRDQDVVFVAAARTPVGSFNGALSTLHAHELASVVIKELLERTKIDPKEVSEVILGQVLAAGAGQNPARQASVGAGIPYMIPAWSCQMICGSGLKAVCLGAQSIMTGDSSIVVAGGMENMSKAPHFIHLRNGVKMGETSLQDSIIIDGLTDAFYCYHMGVTAENVAKQWKVTRKEQDQQAVMSQNKAENAQKCGYFDKEIVPVVVPSRRGPTEVKADEHPRHGCNLETVSKLKPCFITDGTGTVTAANASGINDGAAAVILMKRSEAVKRNLIPLARIVSSAQVGTDPAVMAMAPITAVRKAIEKAGWTLDQVDLYEVNEAFAIVGAVIIKELKLKPEKVNIEGGAVALGHPLGASGCRILVTLLHSLERTGGKRGVAALCIGGGMGIAMCVER, from the exons GATCCTTCAATGGTGCCTTGTCAACCCTGCATGCTCATGAATTGGCTTCAGTAGTCATTAAAGAATTGTTGGAGAGGACAAAAATTGATCCTAAAGAAGTATCTGAAGTTATACTTGGACAAGTATTGGCTGCAG GTGCTGGCCAGAATCCTGCTCGACAAGCGAGTGTCGGGGCAGGGATTCCATACATGATACCAGCTTGGAGTTGTCAAATGATATGTGGATCAGGCCTGAAAGCCGTATGTCTCGGGGCTCAGTCTATTATGACAGGAGATTCCAGTATTGTGGTGGCTGGTGGTATGGAAAACATGAGCAAG GCTCCTCATTTCATTCATTTGCGTAATGGGGTGAAGATGGGAGAAACCTCTTTGCAAGACAGTATTATCATAGATGGCTTGACAGATGCCTTCTACTGTTATCACATGGGTGTTACAG cTGAAAATGTGGCCAAACAATGGAAGGTTACTCGAAAGGAACAAGATCAACAGGCTGTAATGTCACAGAACAAGGCAGAAAATGCCCAGAAGTGTGGATATTTTGATAAAGAGATTGTACCTGTTGTTGTACCTTCTAGAAGAG GCCCCACAGAAGTTAAAGCTGATGAACATCCTCGCCATGGGTGCAACCTAGAAACAGTGTCAAAGTTGAAACCGTGCTTCATAACCGATGGGACAGGCACCGTGACTGCAGCAAATGCCTCAG GTATAAACGATGGTGCCGCTGCTGTCATTCTCATGAAAAGATCAGAAGCAGTTAAACGAAATCTCATTCCTTTGGCACGGATTGTGTCTTCGGCTCAAGTTGGCACTGATCCTGCAGTTATGGCAATGGCACCCATCACGGCAGTAAGAAAAGCT ATAGAAAAAGCTGGTTGGACATTAGATCAAGTGGATCTGTATGAAGTTAATGAAGCTTTTGCTATCGTAGGTGCCGTAATAATAAAAGAACTAAAATTGAAGCCAGAAAAG GTTAACATTGAAGGTGGGGCTGTTGCTCTTGGCCACCCTCTTGGAGCATCTGGTTGTCGAATCCTAGTTACACTTCTGCACTCACTAGAACGAACAGGTGGAAAACGAGGAGTTGCAGCTTTATGTATAGGAGGAGGAATGGGCATAGCTATGTGTGTAGAAAGATAA